The Desulfatitalea tepidiphila genome window below encodes:
- a CDS encoding TRAP transporter permease gives MSDTENIPAAGDQEKLKKLIEKDEKSGRNIATGTWFYISAAMGIFMVLFYMYSAATPVDTQYFLGIYVLLTYMMICIHYPFTDKNPKMKGYYIDAAGSFACIFLSVYFALHFLLGSKGAEEPFAGINWFYAIVSLVAAVSFFLPIKVWGIKRHGGSVLLLDVVLALVSAFVVGYFMVEYQDINYRMGSENALDTAISMLGILVSLEVARRMLGWSMTIVGLAFLCYGFWGDVLHHIPILNAFAHEGFTVTRTLNHIYLKEEGVFGIMATVLVTYVILFIFFGSFLKASGASRFFLDVPMALAGRTVGGPAKVAVMASGFFGSVSGSAIANTVSTGAFTIPLMKKAGFRPHVAGAIEPSASIGGMFMPPIMGAGGFIMAEMTQIPYVKIMLMAIFPALMYFLSVFVMVHFEAKRYGLVGLKDPNAPTALQILKKQWFMSLPLVIIVVMMLLGYSPGYAAFWAILSCVGISWLTSDHRMGAKEILNCMIEGSRSTLVIGATVGVIGIIVGTIQLTGIGLKFSQIIIELSFGSLPLAILLVGLASLVLGMGVPVTAAYLITAVLAVGALSDMIIQTQFGMSLREFKAPLDTLMPNDPQYIAIMSKLAWALLASHMIVYWFSQDSNITPPVCVAAYAGAAIAGSDPWKTGWTSFKFAKMLYMGPFIFAFSPGFLLGGPDFIMPWYQVISTWTTIVLGTIAFGSLTMGYFLCPTTILEWIIYAVATLLLFFPKLLIWAVGVDMPVIIVDFIGIGLWAAVFFMQKARIKKDPSLLHPIYQRHADKKAKAMA, from the coding sequence ATGAGCGACACCGAAAACATCCCAGCGGCCGGCGACCAGGAAAAACTCAAGAAGCTTATCGAGAAAGATGAGAAGTCCGGCCGCAACATCGCCACCGGCACCTGGTTCTACATCAGCGCAGCCATGGGCATCTTTATGGTGCTCTTTTACATGTATAGCGCCGCCACCCCGGTGGACACCCAGTATTTCCTGGGGATTTATGTCCTGCTGACCTACATGATGATATGCATCCACTATCCGTTCACCGACAAGAACCCCAAGATGAAAGGGTACTATATCGATGCGGCCGGCTCCTTTGCATGCATTTTCCTGAGCGTCTATTTCGCGCTCCATTTTCTGCTGGGCAGCAAGGGCGCCGAAGAGCCGTTTGCGGGCATCAACTGGTTCTATGCCATCGTCAGCCTCGTGGCAGCCGTATCGTTCTTCCTGCCCATCAAGGTCTGGGGAATCAAGCGCCATGGCGGTTCCGTCCTTTTGCTGGACGTCGTGCTGGCCCTGGTGTCCGCCTTTGTGGTCGGCTATTTCATGGTCGAATACCAGGACATCAACTACCGCATGGGGTCGGAAAATGCCTTGGACACGGCCATCAGCATGCTGGGTATTCTCGTCTCCCTGGAGGTGGCCCGGCGCATGCTGGGATGGTCCATGACCATCGTTGGCCTGGCATTCCTCTGCTATGGCTTCTGGGGTGATGTGCTGCACCACATCCCCATCCTCAACGCCTTTGCTCATGAAGGGTTCACCGTTACCCGCACCCTGAACCACATCTATCTGAAAGAAGAGGGTGTCTTCGGTATCATGGCCACCGTTCTGGTCACCTACGTAATCCTGTTCATCTTCTTCGGCTCGTTTCTCAAAGCGTCGGGCGCCAGCCGTTTCTTCCTCGATGTGCCCATGGCCCTGGCCGGACGAACCGTAGGCGGACCGGCCAAGGTGGCTGTCATGGCGTCGGGATTTTTCGGCTCGGTCTCCGGCTCGGCCATCGCCAACACGGTCTCCACCGGCGCCTTTACCATTCCACTGATGAAAAAAGCGGGCTTCAGACCCCACGTGGCCGGCGCCATCGAGCCGTCGGCCTCCATCGGCGGCATGTTCATGCCCCCCATCATGGGCGCCGGCGGCTTTATCATGGCCGAGATGACCCAGATTCCCTACGTCAAGATCATGTTGATGGCCATCTTTCCGGCCCTCATGTATTTCCTGTCGGTCTTCGTCATGGTCCACTTCGAAGCCAAGCGCTACGGCCTGGTGGGTCTCAAGGATCCCAACGCACCCACGGCCCTGCAGATCCTTAAGAAGCAATGGTTCATGTCCCTGCCCCTGGTGATCATCGTGGTGATGATGCTCCTCGGCTACTCACCCGGTTACGCGGCCTTCTGGGCGATTCTCTCCTGCGTGGGCATCAGTTGGCTGACCAGCGACCACCGTATGGGCGCCAAGGAGATCCTCAATTGCATGATCGAAGGATCGCGCTCCACCCTGGTCATCGGTGCCACGGTAGGCGTGATCGGCATCATCGTGGGCACCATTCAGCTGACCGGCATCGGTCTCAAGTTCTCCCAGATCATCATCGAACTCTCGTTCGGCTCCCTGCCCCTGGCGATCCTGCTCGTCGGCCTCGCCTCCCTGGTGCTGGGCATGGGCGTTCCGGTCACTGCGGCCTATCTAATCACGGCTGTTCTGGCTGTGGGCGCCTTGAGCGACATGATCATCCAGACCCAGTTCGGCATGAGCCTGCGCGAATTCAAGGCACCCCTGGACACCTTGATGCCAAATGATCCGCAGTACATCGCCATCATGTCCAAGCTCGCCTGGGCCCTGCTCGCCTCGCACATGATCGTCTACTGGTTCAGCCAGGACTCCAACATCACGCCGCCGGTCTGCGTAGCCGCCTACGCCGGCGCCGCCATCGCCGGGTCAGACCCCTGGAAGACAGGCTGGACCTCGTTCAAGTTCGCCAAGATGCTCTATATGGGGCCTTTCATCTTCGCCTTTTCACCGGGATTTCTGTTGGGCGGGCCCGATTTCATCATGCCCTGGTACCAGGTGATCAGTACCTGGACCACCATCGTGCTGGGCACCATCGCCTTCGGCAGTCTCACCATGGGTTATTTCCTCTGCCCCACCACCATACTCGAGTGGATCATCTATGCGGTGGCCACCCTGCTGCTCTTCTTCCCCAAGCTCCTGATCTGGGCGGTGGGCGTGGATATGCCGGTGATCATCGTCGATTTCATCGGTATCGGACTCTGGGCGGCGGTTTTCTTCATGCAGAAGGCACGAATTAAAAAGGACCCGTCGCTGCTTCATCCGATCTACCAGCGGCACGCCGACAAAAAGGCGAAAGCCATGGCATAG
- a CDS encoding class I SAM-dependent methyltransferase encodes MIDRKHVCPWWFCYTFDNPLRKLFHRPDRMFAAMIRPGMAVADIGCGMGYFTIGLAHLVGSTGRVIAVDLQPEMLVRVARRARKAGVSSVVETRLCQSDSLDIDEAVDFILAFWMVHETPDPQVFFKQVREILKPGGRMLVTEPKFHVSDAAFQQELEMAEAAMLAVKGRPDTALSKTALLEAV; translated from the coding sequence ATGATAGATCGCAAGCATGTTTGCCCCTGGTGGTTTTGCTACACGTTCGACAATCCGTTACGGAAGCTGTTTCACCGGCCGGACCGCATGTTCGCGGCGATGATACGTCCAGGCATGGCAGTGGCCGACATCGGTTGCGGGATGGGGTATTTCACCATTGGTCTGGCCCATCTGGTCGGATCGACCGGCCGGGTGATCGCCGTGGATCTGCAACCGGAAATGTTGGTGCGTGTGGCGCGGCGGGCGCGTAAGGCCGGAGTGTCCTCGGTGGTCGAAACCCGGCTGTGTCAGAGCGATTCACTGGACATAGATGAGGCGGTGGATTTTATCCTGGCGTTCTGGATGGTCCACGAAACGCCCGATCCTCAGGTGTTTTTCAAACAGGTCCGCGAGATTTTAAAGCCCGGCGGCCGCATGCTGGTGACCGAGCCCAAGTTTCATGTGTCCGATGCGGCGTTTCAACAGGAGTTGGAGATGGCCGAGGCGGCGATGCTGGCGGTCAAGGGGCGCCCGGACACGGCCTTGAGCAAGACGGCACTGCTCGAAGCGGTTTGA
- a CDS encoding histone deacetylase family protein, protein MILYDTSIPMSLEPFGILIPVRDSRATRTFAALTEHPTIGPMVRRWHHPTVSERLSRDDLMRVHSPEYVQRLFSDGLETEILATYELIAADGTYHRYAPQKAVYPLRQLFERMLVKAAGTTQCGRLALAHGFCYYFGGGMHHAHRDHGSGFCMVNDIVIAARKLQAEGAVSRVWVIDVDAHKGDGTAALTAGDASILTLSIHMADGWPLDGPACLPDGTANPVFIPSDIEIPIASGEESAYIERLEIGLQRLSQMGRADLAIVVNGADPYEADELPSTAGLSLSIDQMLARDQLIYRFLRRQDIPAAFLMAGGYGDRVWPVYARFLTWALADALKI, encoded by the coding sequence ATGATCCTCTACGATACATCCATCCCCATGAGCCTGGAACCGTTCGGCATTCTGATCCCCGTCCGCGACAGCCGCGCCACACGGACGTTTGCCGCCCTGACAGAGCATCCGACAATCGGCCCAATGGTCCGCCGCTGGCATCATCCAACGGTCAGCGAACGGCTTTCAAGGGATGATCTGATGCGCGTCCACAGCCCCGAATACGTGCAGCGTCTCTTTTCGGATGGACTGGAAACGGAGATACTGGCCACCTATGAACTCATCGCGGCCGACGGCACCTACCACCGCTATGCGCCCCAAAAGGCCGTTTACCCGCTGCGCCAGCTGTTCGAACGGATGCTGGTCAAGGCGGCCGGCACCACCCAATGCGGCCGCCTGGCCTTGGCTCACGGCTTCTGCTATTACTTCGGCGGCGGCATGCACCACGCCCATCGGGACCACGGCAGCGGCTTTTGCATGGTCAACGACATCGTCATCGCGGCACGTAAGCTCCAGGCCGAGGGCGCGGTCAGCCGGGTATGGGTCATCGATGTCGACGCCCACAAGGGAGACGGTACCGCCGCGCTGACCGCCGGCGACGCCAGCATCCTCACCTTGAGCATTCACATGGCCGACGGTTGGCCTTTGGACGGCCCGGCTTGCCTTCCGGACGGCACGGCCAATCCGGTATTCATTCCCAGCGACATCGAGATCCCCATCGCCTCCGGGGAAGAATCGGCCTACATTGAACGTCTGGAAATAGGCTTGCAGCGGTTGTCACAAATGGGGCGGGCGGACCTGGCCATCGTCGTGAACGGGGCCGATCCTTACGAGGCGGACGAATTGCCCTCAACAGCCGGCCTGAGCCTCTCCATCGACCAGATGCTGGCCCGGGACCAGCTGATCTACCGCTTCCTGCGCCGGCAGGACATTCCCGCCGCTTTTCTCATGGCCGGTGGATATGGCGATCGGGTCTGGCCGGTCTATGCCCGCTTTCTCACCTGGGCGCTGGCCGATGCCCTAAAAATCTGA
- a CDS encoding GNAT family N-acetyltransferase, producing MLKIRRIYDDVLPINREILKQVQQILRTRFNAVPEEEIEQIGEKLRNPFKQRFRTILLVAENLRRRVLGFAMVLHEPVIGFCYLDWIALAGGKTGGGLGSALYDRVRGEAVDLEARGLFFECLPDDHERCPDEALLRENRARLRFYERYGARPIVDSGYETPVKPGDTCMPHLVYDGLDRTAPLRRDFVQKVVRAILERKYAEYCPPDYVNRVVGSFQKDPVPLRPFRYVKPEAVRSAVEGRSIEQIALVVNDKHDIHHVHEHGYVEAPVRVSTIRKALDPSGLFAVSPPRAFGEKHITAVHDADLVNYLRRACAEMPEGKSLYPYIFPIRNKTRPPKEPSVLSGYYCIDTFTPINRNAYPAARRGVDCALTAAAEILAGRRIAYALVRPPGHHAERCAFGGFCYFNNNAIAANFLSAHGRVAILDIDYHHGNGQQDIFYRRSDVLTISIHGHPKFAYPYFTGFEDERGEGEGEGFNLNLPLPETVDGELYAKTLSRAIERIAAFKPLFLVVALGLDTAKGDPTGTWRLGARDFENNGRMIGDLNLPTVVVQEGGYRNRTLGTSAVHFFKGLVAARVKAAEQQPAARENMHGLRWRDTLEPQDPERIRRLVTVTGFFNPEEVDVAEELVTERLAKGEASGYYFIMAEHYGRLVGYACYGPIAGSANSFDLYWIAVHPEFQRRGLGRRLIKETERRIHKAGGRRIYVDTSQRAEYASTRIFYENCGYRLEATLKDFYAPGDGKAIYLKILK from the coding sequence ATGCTTAAAATCAGAAGAATATACGACGATGTGTTGCCCATCAACCGGGAGATCCTCAAACAGGTGCAGCAGATCCTGCGCACGCGGTTCAACGCGGTGCCCGAAGAGGAGATCGAGCAGATCGGCGAAAAGCTGCGCAATCCGTTCAAACAGCGCTTCCGCACCATCTTGCTGGTGGCCGAAAATTTGCGGCGCCGCGTGCTGGGTTTCGCCATGGTGCTGCACGAGCCGGTCATCGGGTTCTGCTACCTGGATTGGATCGCCCTAGCCGGCGGCAAGACCGGCGGCGGCCTGGGCAGCGCCCTCTATGACCGCGTGCGCGGAGAGGCCGTGGACCTGGAGGCCAGGGGGCTATTTTTCGAATGTCTGCCTGACGATCACGAGCGTTGTCCGGATGAGGCCCTGCTCCGGGAAAACCGGGCGCGCCTGAGGTTCTACGAACGTTATGGTGCGCGACCCATCGTGGATTCGGGCTACGAAACGCCGGTGAAGCCCGGCGACACCTGCATGCCGCACCTGGTCTACGACGGCCTGGACCGCACCGCGCCCCTGCGTCGGGACTTCGTTCAGAAGGTGGTACGGGCCATCCTCGAGCGCAAATATGCCGAATACTGTCCGCCCGACTATGTGAACCGCGTGGTGGGCTCGTTTCAGAAGGACCCGGTGCCCCTACGGCCTTTTCGCTATGTGAAGCCCGAGGCGGTGCGCAGCGCGGTGGAAGGGCGCTCCATCGAGCAGATCGCCCTGGTCGTCAACGACAAGCACGACATTCACCACGTGCACGAACACGGCTACGTGGAGGCGCCGGTGCGGGTCAGCACCATCCGCAAGGCTCTGGACCCCAGCGGCCTTTTTGCCGTCAGCCCGCCGCGGGCCTTCGGCGAGAAGCACATCACGGCCGTACACGATGCCGACCTGGTCAACTATCTGCGCCGCGCCTGCGCCGAGATGCCCGAAGGCAAGTCCCTCTATCCTTATATCTTTCCGATCCGCAACAAGACCCGGCCGCCCAAGGAACCGTCGGTCTTGTCCGGCTACTACTGCATCGACACTTTTACGCCCATCAACCGCAATGCCTATCCGGCGGCCCGCCGGGGGGTGGACTGCGCCCTGACCGCTGCCGCCGAAATCCTGGCCGGACGCCGCATCGCCTATGCCCTGGTTCGACCGCCGGGCCACCATGCCGAGCGCTGCGCCTTCGGCGGCTTCTGCTACTTCAACAACAACGCCATTGCCGCCAACTTCCTCAGCGCCCACGGCCGGGTGGCCATCCTGGACATCGACTATCACCACGGCAACGGCCAGCAGGATATCTTCTACCGCCGCTCCGACGTACTGACCATCTCTATCCATGGCCATCCCAAGTTCGCCTATCCCTATTTCACCGGTTTTGAAGACGAGCGCGGCGAGGGTGAAGGGGAGGGTTTCAACCTGAATCTGCCGCTGCCTGAGACGGTAGACGGAGAGCTCTATGCCAAGACCCTGTCCAGGGCCATCGAACGCATCGCGGCTTTCAAACCCTTGTTTCTCGTGGTGGCACTAGGGCTGGATACGGCCAAGGGCGATCCCACGGGTACCTGGCGGTTGGGTGCCCGTGATTTTGAAAACAACGGCCGCATGATTGGTGATCTGAACCTGCCCACCGTTGTGGTCCAGGAGGGGGGCTATCGCAACCGTACCCTGGGCACAAGCGCGGTCCATTTTTTCAAGGGGTTGGTGGCGGCGCGCGTCAAGGCGGCCGAGCAGCAACCGGCGGCGAGGGAGAACATGCACGGCCTGCGGTGGCGCGATACCCTCGAACCCCAGGACCCGGAGCGCATCCGCCGGCTGGTGACCGTCACCGGTTTTTTCAATCCCGAAGAGGTCGATGTGGCCGAGGAGTTGGTCACCGAGCGCCTGGCAAAGGGCGAGGCCAGCGGCTATTACTTCATCATGGCCGAGCATTACGGCCGCCTGGTGGGTTACGCCTGCTACGGACCCATCGCCGGCAGCGCCAACAGTTTCGATCTGTACTGGATCGCCGTACACCCCGAATTCCAGCGCCGCGGACTGGGACGCCGCCTGATCAAGGAGACCGAGCGGCGCATCCACAAGGCCGGCGGCAGGCGCATCTACGTGGACACCTCCCAACGGGCCGAATATGCAAGCACTCGGATATTCTACGAAAATTGCGGCTACCGGCTCGAAGCCACCCTGAAGGATTTTTACGCCCCGGGCGATGGCAAGGCCATCTATTTGAAAATTTTGAAGTAA
- a CDS encoding D-alanine--D-alanine ligase family protein: MVVHNAVQEGGAPDEQDVLVQAEMVGAALHRLGHETLRFACDLNLTDIKGKIEAAGPDLVFNLVEALDGSGRLIHLLPSLLDAMGQPYTGSSAEAIFLTSNKILAKTRLHAAGVPTPVWVGPCNGSRPCVLPASAEWPSRWIVKSVWEHASIGIDASALIEGAETPHLNAVLAERAPHLGGDCFAEAFIPGREFNLSVLDGPSGPVVLPPAEIVFEGFGEDQPRIVGYQAKWDSDSYAYHHTPRRFDFGGEDGLLLDQLEAMALRCWELFDLSGYARVDFRVDAEQLPWVLEINANPCLSPDAGFAAAVERAGLTLDEAVARIVEARGLSHA, encoded by the coding sequence GTGGTGGTGCATAATGCGGTCCAGGAGGGGGGGGCGCCGGACGAGCAGGATGTGCTGGTGCAGGCCGAAATGGTCGGTGCCGCTTTGCATCGTCTGGGGCATGAGACCCTGCGTTTCGCCTGTGACCTGAATCTGACCGATATCAAGGGAAAAATCGAGGCTGCAGGACCCGATCTGGTGTTCAACCTGGTCGAGGCGCTGGATGGCAGCGGCCGGCTGATTCATCTGCTGCCCTCTCTGCTGGATGCCATGGGGCAGCCCTACACCGGCTCATCGGCCGAAGCGATCTTTCTCACCTCCAACAAGATCCTGGCCAAGACGCGCCTTCACGCGGCCGGCGTGCCCACGCCGGTATGGGTCGGGCCCTGCAACGGAAGCCGGCCCTGTGTGCTTCCCGCCAGCGCGGAGTGGCCGTCGCGCTGGATCGTCAAATCGGTCTGGGAACATGCCTCCATCGGCATCGATGCGTCGGCGCTCATAGAGGGTGCCGAGACCCCCCATCTCAATGCCGTGCTGGCCGAGCGGGCGCCCCATCTGGGCGGCGACTGCTTTGCCGAAGCCTTTATTCCAGGACGTGAATTCAACCTGTCGGTACTCGACGGGCCGAGCGGACCGGTTGTGCTGCCGCCGGCCGAAATCGTTTTCGAGGGTTTCGGTGAGGACCAGCCGCGCATCGTCGGCTATCAGGCCAAATGGGACAGCGACAGCTACGCCTATCACCACACGCCGCGCCGTTTCGATTTCGGCGGCGAGGACGGCCTGTTGCTCGATCAGCTCGAAGCCATGGCTCTTCGCTGCTGGGAGCTGTTCGACCTGAGTGGCTATGCCCGGGTCGATTTTCGTGTGGATGCCGAGCAGTTGCCCTGGGTTCTGGAGATCAACGCCAACCCGTGTCTGTCCCCCGACGCCGGTTTCGCCGCGGCGGTCGAGCGGGCCGGTCTGACCCTGGACGAAGCCGTGGCACGCATCGTCGAGGCCCGGGGTTTGAGCCATGCTTAA
- a CDS encoding D-alanine--D-alanine ligase family protein, producing the protein MKIGLTYDLRADYLAAGYTEEETAEFDRADTIDALENALASLGYQSDRIGHARHLMARLAAGDRWDMVFNIAEGMHGIGREAQVPAMLDAYEIPYTFSDPLVMTLTLHKGMTKHVLRDAGVATTDFTVVEGPQDLRRIAFGPPYFIKPVAEGTGKGVTPDSIVRRRDDLGAACRNLQVAFDQPVLVEPFLSGREFTVGLVGTGADARVLGTMEVLLLKQAEPNVYSYVNKERCEDLVSYRLVRPQEDTVVARTEAVALEAWRVLGCRDAGRVDLRCDTQQDPMFMEVNPLAGLHPQHSDLPILCNLLGIAYVDLIGQIMRSALKRVRQQAGKKGGQAFARRGGA; encoded by the coding sequence ATGAAGATTGGGCTGACCTATGACCTGCGGGCCGACTACCTTGCGGCCGGCTATACGGAAGAGGAGACGGCCGAGTTCGATCGCGCCGACACCATCGACGCCTTGGAGAATGCCCTGGCGTCGTTGGGCTACCAGAGCGACCGCATCGGACATGCTCGTCATTTGATGGCCCGCTTGGCGGCCGGCGATCGCTGGGACATGGTATTCAACATCGCCGAGGGGATGCATGGCATCGGCCGCGAGGCCCAGGTACCGGCCATGCTGGACGCTTACGAGATTCCCTATACCTTTTCCGATCCATTGGTTATGACCTTGACCCTGCACAAGGGCATGACCAAACACGTGTTGCGCGATGCGGGCGTTGCCACGACTGATTTTACCGTGGTTGAAGGCCCCCAGGACTTGCGCCGGATCGCTTTCGGTCCGCCCTATTTCATCAAACCGGTGGCTGAAGGCACGGGCAAGGGGGTGACGCCCGATTCCATCGTGCGCCGGCGGGACGATCTGGGTGCGGCCTGCCGCAATCTGCAGGTCGCCTTTGACCAGCCGGTGCTGGTCGAGCCTTTTTTGTCCGGCCGTGAGTTTACCGTGGGTCTGGTGGGTACCGGCGCCGATGCCCGGGTCCTCGGGACCATGGAGGTGCTTCTGCTCAAGCAGGCTGAGCCCAATGTTTATTCCTACGTGAACAAGGAGCGTTGCGAGGACCTGGTTTCCTATCGACTGGTGCGACCCCAGGAGGATACGGTCGTGGCCCGGACCGAGGCCGTGGCCCTTGAGGCCTGGCGGGTGCTGGGCTGTCGAGATGCCGGACGGGTGGACCTTCGCTGTGACACGCAACAGGATCCCATGTTCATGGAGGTCAACCCCCTGGCCGGCTTGCATCCCCAACATTCGGACCTGCCGATATTGTGCAACCTGCTGGGGATCGCTTACGTGGACCTGATCGGACAGATCATGCGTTCGGCCCTGAAACGGGTCCGCCAGCAAGCCGGGAAAAAGGGGGGGCAGGCCTTTGCGCGTCGTGGTGGTGCATAA
- a CDS encoding YkgJ family cysteine cluster protein, which yields MTALSNETGGQAGGGRFRPIAPEPTGGVCLCQTCARNGRSCCQGHDIYVTWGDCRRILSHTRQSDIIEYRACGDAAYADQDDDPVWQQQVFRPDGTRRVLRQRESGDCIFLTATGCQLPLAVRPLVCRLFPHVYSAIGLAHRWDMECLAARIDPAAVVAAGIAGVGDAEAVCWHRMLYDEIMWEGLVDEDWADL from the coding sequence ATGACCGCGTTATCCAATGAAACCGGCGGGCAGGCCGGGGGAGGGCGCTTTCGGCCCATCGCCCCGGAACCCACCGGTGGGGTGTGTTTATGTCAAACATGTGCCCGCAATGGAAGAAGTTGCTGCCAGGGGCATGATATCTATGTGACATGGGGGGATTGCCGCAGAATACTGAGCCACACCCGGCAATCGGATATTATTGAATACCGGGCCTGCGGCGATGCCGCCTATGCGGATCAGGATGACGATCCGGTCTGGCAGCAGCAGGTCTTTCGGCCCGACGGTACCCGCCGCGTGCTGAGACAGCGCGAGAGTGGAGATTGTATTTTTTTGACCGCCACGGGTTGCCAATTGCCGTTGGCTGTGCGACCCTTGGTTTGTCGTCTGTTCCCCCATGTCTATTCAGCGATAGGGTTGGCCCATCGATGGGACATGGAATGCCTGGCCGCGCGGATCGACCCCGCTGCGGTCGTCGCGGCCGGTATCGCCGGTGTCGGAGATGCGGAAGCCGTATGCTGGCATCGAATGCTGTATGATGAAATCATGTGGGAGGGTCTGGTCGATGAAGATTGGGCTGACCTATGA
- a CDS encoding KamA family radical SAM protein, with the protein MPIHQRRPAKARADVKSSCANTVAAEVEEEPPSQEAATPISLPAEKRIKHKLSIQPSPPDTPTPRRRFKQLYYPTVTERQWNDWRWQIANRVHTLAQLEKFLDLTDRERHAAMGLQTNLPLAITPYFMSLLVGHGSDYALRKTVVPVVDEFVKSVGEDDDPLGEDTQSPVPGLVHRYPDRVLFLTLDFCSTYCRYCTRSRVVGHGRLFFNRRRLENALDYIRRTPTVRDVLLSGGDPLTLGDARLDWLLTQLRQIKHVEIIRIGTKIPAVLPQRVTPQLVKMLRRHHPLWMSLHFTHPDECTTESYRACQRLADAGIPLGSQTVLLKGVNDSVETMSALVHHLLQMRVRPYYLYQCDPISGSAHFRTPVEKGLEIIRGLRGHTSGYAVPTYVIDAPGGGGKVPLMPEYVMGREHGHVVLKNYEGNLYKYPDCC; encoded by the coding sequence ATGCCTATTCATCAACGACGTCCAGCCAAAGCCAGAGCAGATGTCAAATCCAGTTGTGCCAACACGGTGGCTGCGGAGGTCGAAGAGGAGCCTCCAAGTCAGGAGGCGGCAACGCCCATCAGCCTGCCTGCTGAAAAAAGGATCAAGCACAAGCTTTCCATCCAACCTTCGCCTCCCGACACCCCTACACCGCGCAGACGTTTCAAACAGCTTTACTATCCCACGGTCACCGAACGTCAGTGGAACGACTGGCGGTGGCAGATCGCCAACCGGGTGCACACCCTTGCCCAACTGGAGAAGTTTCTCGATCTAACCGATCGTGAGCGTCACGCGGCCATGGGATTGCAAACCAACCTGCCGCTGGCGATTACGCCCTACTTTATGAGCCTGCTGGTGGGCCACGGATCCGATTATGCCTTGCGCAAAACCGTGGTGCCCGTGGTCGATGAATTTGTCAAATCCGTCGGTGAGGATGATGACCCCCTGGGCGAAGATACCCAGAGCCCTGTGCCGGGACTGGTGCATCGTTATCCCGACCGCGTGCTCTTTTTGACCCTGGACTTTTGTTCGACCTATTGCCGTTACTGCACCCGTTCCCGGGTGGTGGGGCATGGTCGACTGTTTTTCAACCGCCGTCGTCTGGAAAATGCGCTGGACTACATTCGCCGCACCCCCACGGTCCGGGATGTGCTGCTGTCCGGCGGCGATCCACTCACCCTGGGCGATGCGCGCCTGGATTGGCTGCTCACTCAATTGCGCCAGATCAAGCATGTGGAGATCATTCGCATCGGCACCAAGATTCCTGCGGTATTGCCCCAACGGGTGACGCCGCAACTCGTCAAGATGTTGCGCCGCCACCACCCGCTCTGGATGAGCCTGCACTTTACCCATCCCGACGAGTGCACGACCGAGTCTTACCGCGCCTGCCAGCGTCTGGCCGACGCGGGTATCCCCCTGGGCTCACAGACCGTGCTGCTCAAGGGGGTCAACGATTCGGTGGAAACCATGAGCGCGCTGGTGCATCACCTGCTTCAGATGCGGGTGCGCCCCTACTATCTCTATCAGTGTGATCCGATTTCCGGTTCGGCGCACTTTCGTACGCCGGTGGAAAAAGGGTTGGAGATCATCCGCGGATTGCGCGGGCACACTTCCGGCTATGCGGTGCCCACCTACGTCATCGACGCGCCGGGAGGGGGGGGCAAGGTGCCTCTGATGCCCGAATACGTCATGGGCCGTGAACATGGCCATGTCGTTTTGAAAAACTACGAAGGGAACCTTTACAAGTATCCGGACTGCTGTTGA